The genome window GACGTGGGCGCTCACCCGCCACCGGTCCGACCAGGTCGTCGACGCGGTGCTGCCCGAGCTGGCCTCGCCCGATTCGCGGGCGCGCAGCCAGGCCGTCCGCACGCTGTCCAAGGTCGCCGACCTCCGCACGTGGCCGGCGGTCCTCGCGCTGCTCGACGACCCCGACGACGACGTCGCCCGGGCGGCGTGGCGGACGGCTGTGCGGCTGGTCCCTGCCGGTCGGGAGGCCGGGCTCGCCGAGGAGCTCACCCGTCGGCTGGGCAGGGGCGACGACGACGTGCGGCTGAGCCTCAGCCGCGCGCTCGTCGGGCTCGGCGAGGCCGCCGAGGAGCCGCTCGCCCGCGCGCTCGGGCACCCGGACGAGGCCGTCCGCACCCACGCGGTCGCCACCCGGCACCTCGCCCGCCAACCGGACGCCGGGTACGAGTGCGCCCTGGCGACCGCCCGCCGCGCGGTCGTCCTGCACGGCGCCCCGCTCGTCGACGGCGCCTGAGGCACCGTGCTCATCGGCGAGGTGGCGGAGCGCTCGGGCGTGAGCGCCCGGATGCTCCGCCACTACGACCGGCTCGGGCTGCTGCGCCCGTCCGGACGCACCGGGAACGGGT of Aquipuribacter sp. SD81 contains these proteins:
- a CDS encoding HEAT repeat domain-containing protein, whose protein sequence is MTSTRTTLAGALEAPDASVRLAAALRAGAVPDPALVGVLVARCELEPDFFVRDMLTWALTRHRSDQVVDAVLPELASPDSRARSQAVRTLSKVADLRTWPAVLALLDDPDDDVARAAWRTAVRLVPAGREAGLAEELTRRLGRGDDDVRLSLSRALVGLGEAAEEPLARALGHPDEAVRTHAVATRHLARQPDAGYECALATARRAVVLHGAPLVDGA